The Arvicanthis niloticus isolate mArvNil1 chromosome 2, mArvNil1.pat.X, whole genome shotgun sequence genome includes a window with the following:
- the Sox18 gene encoding transcription factor SOX-18 — protein MQRSPPGYGAQDDPPSRRDCAWAPGLGAAAEPRGLPVTNVSPTSPASPSSLPRSPPRSPESVRYGFGRGERQTADELRIRRPMNAFMVWAKDERKRLAQQNPDLHNAVLSKMLGKAWKELNTAEKRPFVEEAERLRVQHLRDHPNYKYRPRRKKQARKVRRLEPGLLLPGLVQPSAPPEPFAAASGSARSFRELPTLGAEFDGLGLPTPERSPLDGLEPGEASFFPPPLAPEDCALRAFRAPYAPELARDPSFCYGAPLAEALRTAPPAAPLAGLYYGTLGTPGPFPNPLSPPPEAPSLEGTEQLEPTADLWADVDLTEFDQYLNCSRTRPDATTLPYHVALAKLGPRAMSCPEESSLISALSDASSAVYYSACISG, from the exons atgcagagatCGCCGCCCGGCTACGGCGCACAGGACGACCCGCCCTCCCGCCGCGACTGTGCATGGGCCCCCGGACTCGGGGCCGCTGCTGAACCGCGCGGCCTCCCCGTCACCAACGTCTCGCCCACCTCGCCCGCTTCGCCGTCCAGCCTTCCGCGGAGCCCACCGCGCAGCCCCGAGTCAGTGCGCTATGGCTTCGGCCGCGGAGAGCGACAAACGGCCGACGAGTTGCGAATCCGGCGGCCCATGAACGCCTTCATGGTGTGGGCGAAGGACGAGCGCAAGCGACTAGCGCAACAAAATCCGGATCTGCACAACGCAGTGCTGAGCAAGATGCTGG GCAAAGCGTGGAAGGAGCTGAACACGGCGGAGAAGCGGCCCTTCGTGGAAGAGGCCGAACGGCTGCGTGTGCAGCACTTGCGCGACCATCCCAACTACAAGTACCGGCCTCGCCGCAAAAAACAGGCGCGCAAGGTCCGGAGGCTGGAGCCCGGCCTCTTGCTCCCGGGCCTCGTGCAGCCGTCGGCGCCGCCCGAGCCCTTCGCTGCAGCATCAGGCTCAGCTCGCTCCTTCCGCGAGCTACCCACTCTGGGTGCGGAGTTCGATGGCTTGGGGCTACCCACGCCCGAGCGCTCGCCTCTGGACGGCCTGGAGCCTGGCGAGGCCTCCTTCTTCCCACCGCCGTTAGCGCCCGAGGACTGCGCTCTGCGGGCTTTCCGGGCGCCCTATGCCCCCGAGCTGGCACGGGACCCGAGCTTCTGCTACGGGGCGCCCCTGGCTGAGGCGCTTAGGACAGCGCCGCCTGCCGCGCCACTCGCGGGCCTCTACTATGGCACCCTGGGCACTCCGGGCCCGTTTCCCAATCCTCTGTCACCACCACCTGAGGCCCCGTCTCTTGAGGGCACAGAACAACTGGAGCCTACCGCAGACCTTTGGGCCGATGTGGACCTCACCGAATTCGACCAGTATCTCAATTGCAGCCGGACTCGACCGGATGCCACTACACTCCCCTACCACGTGGCACTGGCCAAACTAGGTCCGCGCGCCATGTCCTGTCCAGAGGAGAGCAGCCTCATTTCTGCGCTGTCTGACGCCAGCAGCGCAGTCTATTACAGCGCTTGCATCTCAGGCTAG